A region from the Zonotrichia leucophrys gambelii isolate GWCS_2022_RI chromosome Z, RI_Zleu_2.0, whole genome shotgun sequence genome encodes:
- the RNF170 gene encoding E3 ubiquitin-protein ligase RNF170 isoform X4, producing MSCPVCLQQATFPIETNCGHLFCGSCIIAYWRYGSWLGAIRCPICRQTVTLFLPLFGEDQQGAAQVFQDVNDYNRRFSGQPRSIMERIMDLPTLLRHAFREMFSVGGLFWMFRIRIFLCLIGALLYLASPLDFLPEALFGILGFLDDFFVIFLLLIYISIMYREVVTQRLNR from the exons ATGTCGTGTCCAGTCTGTTTGCAACAGGCTACGTTTCCTATAGAAACAAACTGTGGACATCTCTTCTGTG GTTCCTGCATTATTGCCTACTGGAGGTATGGCTCATGGCTGGGTGCCATCCGCTGTCCGATCTGCAGACAGACg GTAACACTATTCTTACCACTCTTTGGTGAAGATCAGCAGGGTGCAGCCCAAGTGTTTCAAGATGTTAATGATTACAATCGAAGATTTTCAGGACAGCCCAGATCG ATTATGGAAAGAATTATGGATCTCCCCACTTTATTGCGACATGCTTTcagggagatgttttctgtaggGGGCCTCTTCTGGATGTTTCGCATCAGGATATTCCTCTGCTTGATTGGAGCCTTGCTGTACCTGGCTTCACCTCTGGATTTTCTTCCTGAAGCTCTGTTTGGAATTCTGGGGTTCTTGGATGAtttctttgtcatttttctgctgctgataTATATCTCTATCATGTACAGAGAAGTGGTAACACAGCGTCTAAATAGATGA
- the RNF170 gene encoding E3 ubiquitin-protein ligase RNF170 isoform X3, with product MASHQAEVQSLKLDNDSVIEGVSDQVLVAVVLSFTFIAALVYTLLRNEHQNIHPENQELVRALRQQLQTDQQDATAGDRHRFYTDMSCPVCLQQATFPIETNCGHLFCGSCIIAYWRYGSWLGAIRCPICRQTVTLFLPLFGEDQQGAAQVFQDVNDYNRRFSGQPRSIMERIMDLPTLLRHAFREMFSVGGLFWMFRIRIFLCLIGALLYLASPLDFLPEALFGILGFLDDFFVIFLLLIYISIMYREVVTQRLNR from the exons ATGGCCAGTCACCAAGCAGAAGTTCAGAGTTTGAAGCTAGATAATGATTCAGTTATAGAAGGAGTAAGTGACCAGGTACTGGTGGCAGTTGTGCTCAGTTTCACTTTCATTGCTGCTCTGGTATATACGCTTTTAAG AAATGAACATCAGAACATACACCCAGAAAATCAAGAGCTAGTGCGAGCTCTTCGTCAGCAGCTTCAGACTGATCAG CAGGATGCTACTGCTGGTGATCGGCATCGCTTCTATACAGATATGTCGTGTCCAGTCTGTTTGCAACAGGCTACGTTTCCTATAGAAACAAACTGTGGACATCTCTTCTGTG GTTCCTGCATTATTGCCTACTGGAGGTATGGCTCATGGCTGGGTGCCATCCGCTGTCCGATCTGCAGACAGACg GTAACACTATTCTTACCACTCTTTGGTGAAGATCAGCAGGGTGCAGCCCAAGTGTTTCAAGATGTTAATGATTACAATCGAAGATTTTCAGGACAGCCCAGATCG ATTATGGAAAGAATTATGGATCTCCCCACTTTATTGCGACATGCTTTcagggagatgttttctgtaggGGGCCTCTTCTGGATGTTTCGCATCAGGATATTCCTCTGCTTGATTGGAGCCTTGCTGTACCTGGCTTCACCTCTGGATTTTCTTCCTGAAGCTCTGTTTGGAATTCTGGGGTTCTTGGATGAtttctttgtcatttttctgctgctgataTATATCTCTATCATGTACAGAGAAGTGGTAACACAGCGTCTAAATAGATGA
- the RNF170 gene encoding E3 ubiquitin-protein ligase RNF170 isoform X1 has translation MTYSYAIYLIKISRAVMASHQAEVQSLKLDNDSVIEGVSDQVLVAVVLSFTFIAALVYTLLRNEHQNIHPENQELVRALRQQLQTDQQDATAGDRHRFYTDMSCPVCLQQATFPIETNCGHLFCGSCIIAYWRYGSWLGAIRCPICRQTVTLFLPLFGEDQQGAAQVFQDVNDYNRRFSGQPRSIMERIMDLPTLLRHAFREMFSVGGLFWMFRIRIFLCLIGALLYLASPLDFLPEALFGILGFLDDFFVIFLLLIYISIMYREVVTQRLNR, from the exons ATGACCTATTCCTATGCAATTTATCTTATAAAGATTTCAAG agcTGTGATGGCCAGTCACCAAGCAGAAGTTCAGAGTTTGAAGCTAGATAATGATTCAGTTATAGAAGGAGTAAGTGACCAGGTACTGGTGGCAGTTGTGCTCAGTTTCACTTTCATTGCTGCTCTGGTATATACGCTTTTAAG AAATGAACATCAGAACATACACCCAGAAAATCAAGAGCTAGTGCGAGCTCTTCGTCAGCAGCTTCAGACTGATCAG CAGGATGCTACTGCTGGTGATCGGCATCGCTTCTATACAGATATGTCGTGTCCAGTCTGTTTGCAACAGGCTACGTTTCCTATAGAAACAAACTGTGGACATCTCTTCTGTG GTTCCTGCATTATTGCCTACTGGAGGTATGGCTCATGGCTGGGTGCCATCCGCTGTCCGATCTGCAGACAGACg GTAACACTATTCTTACCACTCTTTGGTGAAGATCAGCAGGGTGCAGCCCAAGTGTTTCAAGATGTTAATGATTACAATCGAAGATTTTCAGGACAGCCCAGATCG ATTATGGAAAGAATTATGGATCTCCCCACTTTATTGCGACATGCTTTcagggagatgttttctgtaggGGGCCTCTTCTGGATGTTTCGCATCAGGATATTCCTCTGCTTGATTGGAGCCTTGCTGTACCTGGCTTCACCTCTGGATTTTCTTCCTGAAGCTCTGTTTGGAATTCTGGGGTTCTTGGATGAtttctttgtcatttttctgctgctgataTATATCTCTATCATGTACAGAGAAGTGGTAACACAGCGTCTAAATAGATGA
- the RNF170 gene encoding E3 ubiquitin-protein ligase RNF170 isoform X2, which produces MASHQAEVQSLKLDNDSVIEGVSDQVLVAVVLSFTFIAALVYTLLRNEHQNIHPENQELVRALRQQLQTDQDATAGDRHRFYTDMSCPVCLQQATFPIETNCGHLFCGSCIIAYWRYGSWLGAIRCPICRQTVTLFLPLFGEDQQGAAQVFQDVNDYNRRFSGQPRSIMERIMDLPTLLRHAFREMFSVGGLFWMFRIRIFLCLIGALLYLASPLDFLPEALFGILGFLDDFFVIFLLLIYISIMYREVVTQRLNR; this is translated from the exons ATGGCCAGTCACCAAGCAGAAGTTCAGAGTTTGAAGCTAGATAATGATTCAGTTATAGAAGGAGTAAGTGACCAGGTACTGGTGGCAGTTGTGCTCAGTTTCACTTTCATTGCTGCTCTGGTATATACGCTTTTAAG AAATGAACATCAGAACATACACCCAGAAAATCAAGAGCTAGTGCGAGCTCTTCGTCAGCAGCTTCAGACTGATCAG GATGCTACTGCTGGTGATCGGCATCGCTTCTATACAGATATGTCGTGTCCAGTCTGTTTGCAACAGGCTACGTTTCCTATAGAAACAAACTGTGGACATCTCTTCTGTG GTTCCTGCATTATTGCCTACTGGAGGTATGGCTCATGGCTGGGTGCCATCCGCTGTCCGATCTGCAGACAGACg GTAACACTATTCTTACCACTCTTTGGTGAAGATCAGCAGGGTGCAGCCCAAGTGTTTCAAGATGTTAATGATTACAATCGAAGATTTTCAGGACAGCCCAGATCG ATTATGGAAAGAATTATGGATCTCCCCACTTTATTGCGACATGCTTTcagggagatgttttctgtaggGGGCCTCTTCTGGATGTTTCGCATCAGGATATTCCTCTGCTTGATTGGAGCCTTGCTGTACCTGGCTTCACCTCTGGATTTTCTTCCTGAAGCTCTGTTTGGAATTCTGGGGTTCTTGGATGAtttctttgtcatttttctgctgctgataTATATCTCTATCATGTACAGAGAAGTGGTAACACAGCGTCTAAATAGATGA